The Leucobacter chromiiresistens genome has a window encoding:
- a CDS encoding Ig-like domain-containing protein has translation MSAPPSAGRERFRRLQWWIAGAVSFALIATVAVIANGYDARETPRAEPGVWVAREAGQYARVNTDTGELDLVRKVADPSGVLQSGARAAVLSHGNGRAWPLDAGDPVDLGDRAPAAASGDEAADGDAAGEGTATPVSDAEEGAGDAASAAGAAAGGAEAVRLPDGTREVVSAGRFVAVRTESGAVYAGEIAADSARPALGGAAAASTDLSGDDGALADLESRLASLERVDPLAGEDDAAGGGAAGGDADDDGGAAGGAAAESVDGGSSYRASAIALTESGRVALFSGDDDAVREYDLTRREFVGGPLDVPAEAGDAPAPQLALVAGDWALLDPESGALWREGGASTELDLDGSARLQASGGDGAREGRSVLIADTSGLTVVDAEGEAERVVETTGTPAQPVYIGEVAYAAWVGQNSGALWTSEEGEKPLVIDDSAREAGDLLPVIRSNGERGVLNEMRTGMLWTLPGGDLIPLSQWTISDPPKEDRGTVVVEDVTEQVPPTAVDDAFGVRAGEPAPLPVLLNDYDANKRDVLTIVPDSIGDPGLPESFGALQLMPDGQSLTVQPAADASGSATFTYRVTDGALLSEPATVTLTVVGDETNTAPAWCPVEGCQREWRVPSIAPGGTLVYPVLEGWVDPEGDVMTLAAAEAVRSEDPVRAIVTADGRLGIRHTDPNAGASDVALRITVRDGRGEEAQRELTLVVDPSATPEFTATATTVQVGRTATVRPLDRVAGGSGSFALLDATDPSGTVQVTPKPTSGAVEIAASAAGTAAVTVTVRDTVTGGEITGQVRVTATPAGPPLALPALRAFVRPLTDATVEILDAIPGAASRSLSVAGADVADGDLQADLIDHAQVRVAGSTPDGGTGRIGSVDVTVAEGDARATGKLTVFQVPDTGATGAIAVADTATVRAGSVVDIRVLDNDVAAPGERLLLDPEIVGSGTKGELAFASGNVLRYLAPDQPGTYRLSYTAYGASDPAAGDVGSVIVTVLPEGSNRDPEPAAVTARVSPVSTTQVRVPLSGVDPDGDRVRLVSVEGDADAGISATVNAAANGFDVTALADAAAGAVELTYSVRDAEGATGTGRLSVIVVPAAESSAIVASTDYLRLTPQSEPAVVRPLDNDVDPAGGELSIESVVPNVVGGANSPEARQLAERLDLSQLEEGRISVQPGDELGAVSYRYTVRSAATKSTADGLIVVHTSERVGAQAPTITDTVLNVRDRAELAAGGVDVVTDKVRWATGDVSKLKLSLWSGTRDGYRVSGSKIAGEYRPGGDTVVFKLTGTDASGQEVASYGLLVVPPLDELRLTLKPDLQPIKVDENEQREVAVSDLVDSGTGDRVELRRESFAVGRAQATCEAVSADRLRYSAGREAPWNDSCLMQARLVGQKTWTTLPVPVVVVPDEPAVQAAPLTRTVDPGTSATIELVDMVTWQGGREGDASKLRFEVSGGSSLFSVVQKGATLSVEARADAVPGSQESVSVAVSGAGASRAPLTLRVGQAPRDLPKGATVALQCTVGSSCQTQLVGVAGEHDPFAGKSGGGLKLAAVSGAGCSYGSFTRVGDSGVSVSWPGGPEIGGTCRVGFTVVDAQGRTGEGVIEFDAQGLPSRPSIQQTGYTADSASFTVTLGGRPAHPAVSGVNLSGGGSTSCTAVGGASFQCVATGLANGQKHQFTAQAVNAVGSSAASTAVTAWAYAAPAAPKVTVEPIKNPRNTDQSTGGVRLSVSGSSDTRSFAVSYRGVDGGTIDGAQGSREYTGLAVGAVSFTVTPTTRFDVPEIGGGSNTGAAAQGDGFVYGAPHLSRASLTTTGDNSAVVGHDGTSDGVTSRYTISDPYGQPGDCFADGQLNDPNFKALKKYRVYTAKVCLSNEFGRSEVTTNPELIGGSVPRPTASFTIGPDPRAAETGYDYALSSAEIATVEGAVGQWSVGNAVVAADQLGSALRADSAQKVRARQCIDTRNESSCSDWADARVNTAPTVVTVREQGTCWVAASPPRTAEEKRALLSISAAARESAIVTEGVPEGERIPLTITWTGDYRNLAPVTINVCYQPETPTAPEPGGDPDPSTPPQTP, from the coding sequence GTGAGCGCGCCGCCGAGCGCCGGGCGCGAGCGGTTCCGTCGGCTGCAGTGGTGGATCGCGGGGGCGGTGTCGTTCGCTCTCATCGCGACCGTGGCGGTGATCGCCAACGGCTACGACGCGCGGGAGACGCCGCGGGCCGAACCCGGGGTGTGGGTGGCTCGCGAAGCCGGGCAGTACGCCCGTGTGAACACCGACACCGGCGAGCTCGACCTCGTGCGGAAGGTCGCCGATCCGAGCGGGGTGCTGCAGTCGGGAGCGCGCGCCGCGGTGCTGTCGCACGGCAACGGCCGGGCCTGGCCGCTCGACGCGGGCGACCCCGTCGATCTGGGCGACCGCGCCCCCGCCGCCGCGAGCGGAGACGAGGCCGCCGACGGAGACGCTGCGGGGGAGGGAACCGCGACCCCCGTCTCCGACGCGGAGGAGGGCGCGGGCGACGCGGCGAGCGCGGCCGGTGCCGCGGCGGGCGGCGCCGAGGCGGTGCGTCTGCCCGACGGCACGCGCGAAGTCGTCAGCGCCGGCCGCTTCGTCGCCGTGCGAACGGAGTCGGGGGCCGTCTACGCCGGGGAGATCGCCGCCGACTCGGCGAGGCCCGCCCTCGGAGGCGCGGCCGCGGCGTCCACCGATCTCTCGGGCGACGACGGCGCGCTCGCCGACCTCGAATCACGCCTGGCCTCCCTCGAACGCGTCGACCCGCTCGCCGGCGAGGACGACGCGGCGGGCGGCGGTGCCGCCGGCGGCGACGCGGACGATGACGGCGGGGCGGCCGGCGGGGCGGCGGCGGAGAGCGTCGACGGCGGATCCTCATATCGCGCATCAGCGATCGCCCTCACCGAATCGGGCCGCGTCGCGCTCTTCTCCGGCGACGACGACGCGGTGCGGGAGTACGACCTGACCCGCCGCGAATTCGTCGGCGGGCCGCTCGACGTACCCGCCGAGGCCGGCGACGCACCCGCACCCCAGCTCGCGCTCGTCGCGGGCGACTGGGCGCTGCTCGACCCCGAGAGCGGCGCGCTCTGGCGCGAGGGCGGCGCTTCGACCGAGCTCGACCTCGACGGCTCCGCGCGACTGCAGGCGAGCGGCGGCGACGGCGCTCGCGAGGGCCGCAGCGTGCTCATCGCCGACACGAGCGGGCTGACCGTCGTCGACGCCGAGGGCGAGGCCGAGCGCGTCGTCGAGACGACCGGCACGCCCGCGCAGCCGGTGTACATCGGCGAGGTCGCCTACGCCGCGTGGGTCGGGCAGAACTCCGGCGCGCTCTGGACCTCGGAGGAGGGCGAGAAGCCCCTCGTCATCGACGACTCGGCGCGCGAGGCCGGCGACCTGCTGCCCGTGATCCGGTCGAACGGGGAGCGCGGCGTGCTGAACGAGATGCGCACCGGCATGCTGTGGACGCTGCCGGGCGGCGATCTCATCCCCCTCTCGCAGTGGACGATCTCCGACCCGCCGAAGGAGGATCGCGGCACCGTCGTCGTCGAGGACGTGACCGAGCAGGTGCCGCCCACCGCCGTCGACGACGCGTTCGGAGTGCGGGCGGGCGAACCCGCGCCGCTGCCGGTGCTGCTCAACGACTACGACGCGAACAAGCGCGATGTGCTCACGATCGTGCCCGACTCGATCGGCGACCCCGGCCTCCCCGAATCGTTCGGCGCCCTGCAGCTCATGCCCGACGGCCAGTCGCTCACCGTTCAGCCGGCCGCCGACGCGAGCGGGAGCGCCACCTTCACCTATCGCGTCACCGACGGCGCCCTCCTCTCGGAGCCCGCGACCGTCACGCTCACGGTGGTGGGCGACGAGACGAACACGGCCCCCGCGTGGTGCCCGGTCGAAGGCTGCCAGCGGGAGTGGCGAGTGCCGTCGATCGCGCCCGGCGGCACGCTCGTCTACCCGGTGCTCGAGGGCTGGGTCGATCCCGAGGGCGACGTCATGACGCTCGCCGCGGCCGAGGCGGTGCGGTCGGAGGATCCGGTGCGCGCGATCGTCACGGCCGACGGCCGACTCGGGATCCGGCACACCGACCCCAACGCCGGCGCGTCGGATGTCGCGCTGCGGATCACCGTGCGCGACGGCCGCGGCGAGGAGGCGCAGCGCGAACTGACGCTCGTCGTCGACCCGAGCGCGACCCCCGAGTTCACCGCGACCGCGACGACCGTGCAGGTGGGGCGCACCGCCACGGTGCGACCGCTCGACCGCGTCGCCGGCGGGTCGGGATCATTCGCGCTGCTCGACGCCACCGACCCGAGCGGCACCGTGCAGGTCACCCCGAAGCCCACGAGCGGCGCCGTCGAGATCGCGGCCTCGGCGGCGGGCACGGCGGCCGTCACCGTCACCGTGCGCGACACCGTGACGGGCGGCGAGATCACCGGGCAGGTGCGCGTCACCGCGACTCCCGCGGGGCCGCCGCTCGCACTCCCGGCCCTGCGCGCCTTCGTGCGCCCGCTCACCGATGCGACGGTCGAGATACTCGATGCGATCCCGGGCGCCGCCTCCCGCTCCCTGTCGGTGGCGGGAGCGGACGTGGCGGACGGAGATCTGCAGGCCGACCTCATCGACCACGCCCAGGTGCGCGTTGCCGGCAGCACCCCCGACGGCGGCACCGGCCGCATCGGGTCGGTCGACGTCACCGTCGCCGAGGGGGACGCCCGGGCGACCGGCAAGCTCACGGTCTTCCAAGTGCCCGACACCGGGGCCACGGGCGCGATCGCGGTCGCCGACACCGCCACCGTTCGCGCCGGATCCGTCGTCGACATCCGCGTGCTCGACAACGACGTCGCCGCTCCGGGCGAGCGCCTGCTGCTCGATCCCGAGATCGTCGGATCGGGCACGAAGGGCGAACTCGCCTTCGCCTCCGGCAACGTGCTGCGCTACCTCGCGCCCGATCAGCCCGGCACGTACCGGCTCAGCTACACCGCGTACGGCGCCAGCGATCCCGCAGCCGGCGACGTCGGCTCCGTGATCGTCACCGTGCTGCCCGAGGGATCGAACCGCGACCCCGAACCGGCCGCGGTGACCGCGCGCGTCAGCCCCGTATCCACGACCCAGGTGCGCGTGCCGCTCTCGGGGGTCGACCCCGACGGCGACCGCGTGCGCCTCGTGAGCGTCGAGGGCGACGCCGACGCGGGCATCTCGGCGACGGTGAACGCCGCCGCCAACGGCTTCGACGTCACGGCGCTCGCGGACGCCGCGGCCGGAGCCGTGGAACTGACCTACAGCGTGCGCGACGCGGAGGGGGCGACCGGCACGGGCCGGCTCTCCGTCATCGTCGTGCCCGCCGCCGAGTCGAGCGCGATCGTCGCATCGACCGATTACCTGCGGCTCACCCCGCAGAGCGAGCCCGCCGTGGTGCGCCCCCTCGACAACGACGTGGACCCCGCCGGAGGCGAGCTCTCCATCGAATCGGTCGTGCCCAACGTCGTCGGAGGTGCGAACAGCCCCGAAGCGCGGCAGCTCGCCGAGCGACTCGACCTCTCCCAGCTCGAGGAGGGGCGCATCTCGGTGCAGCCCGGCGACGAACTCGGCGCCGTCTCCTACCGCTACACGGTGCGCTCGGCGGCGACGAAGAGCACCGCCGACGGGCTCATCGTGGTGCACACCTCCGAACGGGTCGGCGCCCAGGCGCCCACGATCACCGACACGGTGCTCAACGTGCGCGACCGCGCCGAGCTCGCCGCTGGCGGCGTCGACGTGGTGACCGACAAGGTGCGGTGGGCGACGGGCGACGTGTCGAAGCTGAAGCTCTCGCTCTGGTCGGGAACGCGCGACGGGTATCGCGTATCGGGCTCGAAGATCGCGGGGGAGTACCGACCGGGCGGCGACACGGTCGTCTTCAAGCTCACGGGAACGGACGCCTCGGGGCAGGAGGTCGCCTCGTACGGCCTGCTCGTCGTGCCGCCGCTCGACGAACTGCGGCTGACGCTCAAGCCCGACCTGCAGCCCATCAAGGTCGACGAGAACGAGCAGCGCGAAGTCGCGGTCTCCGATCTCGTCGACAGCGGAACGGGCGACCGCGTCGAGCTGCGCCGCGAATCGTTCGCCGTGGGGCGCGCGCAGGCCACCTGCGAGGCCGTCTCGGCAGACCGCCTGCGGTACTCGGCGGGCCGCGAGGCGCCGTGGAACGACTCCTGCCTGATGCAGGCGCGACTCGTCGGCCAGAAGACGTGGACCACGCTGCCCGTTCCCGTCGTCGTCGTACCCGACGAGCCGGCCGTGCAGGCCGCGCCGCTCACACGCACCGTCGACCCCGGCACGAGCGCGACGATCGAGCTCGTCGACATGGTCACCTGGCAGGGCGGCCGCGAGGGCGACGCCTCGAAGCTGCGGTTCGAGGTCTCGGGCGGCAGCTCCCTGTTCTCCGTCGTGCAGAAGGGGGCGACCCTCTCGGTCGAGGCGCGCGCCGACGCGGTGCCCGGTAGCCAGGAGTCGGTCTCGGTGGCGGTGAGCGGCGCCGGCGCCTCTCGCGCCCCCCTCACGCTGCGCGTGGGGCAGGCGCCCCGCGACCTGCCGAAGGGCGCGACCGTCGCACTGCAGTGCACCGTCGGCAGCTCGTGCCAGACGCAGCTCGTCGGCGTAGCGGGCGAGCACGACCCGTTCGCGGGCAAGAGCGGCGGCGGGCTCAAGCTCGCGGCGGTCAGCGGGGCGGGCTGCTCGTACGGCAGCTTCACGCGCGTCGGCGACTCGGGCGTCTCGGTCTCGTGGCCCGGCGGGCCGGAGATCGGCGGCACCTGCCGCGTGGGCTTCACCGTCGTCGATGCGCAGGGCCGCACGGGCGAGGGCGTCATCGAGTTCGACGCCCAGGGGCTGCCGAGCCGGCCGAGCATCCAGCAGACCGGGTATACCGCCGACAGCGCGAGCTTCACGGTGACGCTGGGCGGTCGCCCGGCGCACCCCGCCGTCTCGGGCGTGAACCTCTCGGGCGGCGGATCGACGAGCTGCACCGCGGTCGGCGGCGCATCGTTCCAGTGCGTCGCCACGGGCCTCGCGAACGGGCAGAAGCACCAGTTCACCGCGCAGGCCGTGAACGCCGTCGGCTCCTCCGCGGCGTCCACTGCGGTGACCGCGTGGGCGTACGCGGCGCCCGCCGCCCCGAAGGTCACGGTCGAGCCGATCAAGAACCCGCGCAACACCGACCAGAGCACCGGGGGCGTGCGGCTCTCCGTCAGCGGATCGAGCGATACGCGAAGCTTCGCAGTCTCGTACCGCGGCGTCGACGGCGGCACGATCGACGGCGCGCAGGGCAGCCGCGAGTACACGGGGCTCGCGGTCGGAGCGGTGTCGTTCACCGTGACCCCGACCACCCGCTTCGACGTGCCCGAGATCGGCGGCGGGTCGAACACCGGTGCTGCGGCGCAGGGCGACGGGTTCGTCTACGGGGCGCCGCACCTTTCGCGAGCATCGCTGACAACAACAGGGGACAACTCGGCTGTCGTTGGCCATGACGGCACGAGCGACGGGGTGACGTCGAGGTACACCATCAGCGACCCGTACGGGCAACCCGGGGACTGCTTCGCGGACGGACAACTCAACGACCCGAATTTCAAGGCGTTGAAGAAGTATCGCGTCTACACCGCCAAGGTGTGCTTGAGTAACGAATTTGGCCGAAGCGAAGTGACGACGAATCCAGAACTCATTGGGGGGTCCGTCCCCCGACCGACCGCGTCGTTTACAATCGGTCCTGATCCTCGAGCTGCGGAGACAGGCTACGACTATGCCTTGTCGTCTGCAGAGATTGCGACCGTCGAGGGCGCTGTCGGTCAGTGGTCGGTAGGCAACGCTGTCGTAGCGGCAGACCAATTGGGTAGCGCACTCCGTGCGGATTCCGCGCAGAAGGTGCGGGCGCGCCAGTGTATCGACACTCGCAATGAGAGCTCCTGTTCGGATTGGGCCGATGCTCGCGTGAACACCGCCCCGACAGTGGTGACGGTTCGCGAGCAGGGCACGTGTTGGGTTGCAGCCTCCCCGCCGCGAACAGCGGAGGAGAAGCGCGCGCTGCTGAGCATCTCCGCTGCGGCGAGGGAGTCTGCGATTGTGACGGAAGGCGTACCAGAGGGTGAGCGGATCCCGCTGACGATCACGTGGACAGGCGATTACAGAAATCTCGCTCCCGTCACCATCAATGTGTGTTACCAGCCCGAGACGCCGACAGCACCGGAGCCGGGCGGCGATCCCGATCCCAGCACCCCGCCGCAGACCCCGTAG
- a CDS encoding serine/threonine-protein kinase codes for MVERAPVGAPAIPGFSYVRPLGSGGFAQVFLYEQDMPRRLVAVKVLNGAARGSSAVDELREVFESEADVMARLSSHPSVVSIYQASISLEGHPYLAMEFCPASMGALTKGQPARLRDVLDAGVRIAGALETAHRAGVLHRDIKPSNVLLTTLGRPALSDFGIAQVLGRRELDGEMAMSIPWSAPEVVGLQSTGSVATEVWSLGATLYSFAAGRSPFELADRAQNSRSKLTERISKAVYQAIPGAQGYERFDEVVSRALRKNPHERYASMAEFGEALQQLQRVFGYDVTPLEIVAEAWLPRAEAVPAGTRGPVVSTVGRVTRAEARAEMLAQRRGTDDDGLILDRPASPWRAGLIGAGVALAVVAAAAGVLWAMSGGAG; via the coding sequence GTGGTTGAGCGTGCACCGGTGGGCGCTCCGGCGATCCCCGGGTTCAGCTACGTGCGCCCGCTCGGCTCGGGCGGGTTCGCGCAGGTCTTCCTGTACGAGCAGGACATGCCCCGCCGCCTCGTCGCCGTGAAGGTGCTGAACGGCGCGGCCCGGGGCTCATCGGCCGTCGACGAGCTGCGCGAGGTCTTCGAGAGCGAGGCCGACGTCATGGCGCGCCTGAGCAGCCACCCATCGGTGGTGTCCATCTACCAGGCCAGCATCTCGCTGGAGGGGCACCCGTACCTCGCCATGGAGTTCTGCCCCGCCTCGATGGGCGCCCTCACGAAGGGCCAGCCGGCGCGCCTGCGCGACGTGCTCGACGCGGGCGTGCGCATCGCGGGCGCCCTCGAGACGGCGCACCGCGCCGGAGTGCTGCACCGCGATATCAAGCCCTCGAACGTGCTGCTCACGACGCTCGGCCGCCCCGCGCTCTCCGACTTCGGCATCGCGCAGGTGCTCGGCCGGCGCGAGCTCGACGGGGAGATGGCGATGTCCATCCCGTGGTCGGCGCCCGAGGTCGTGGGGCTGCAGAGCACCGGCAGCGTCGCGACCGAGGTGTGGTCGCTCGGCGCCACGCTGTACTCGTTCGCCGCCGGCCGCTCTCCGTTCGAGCTCGCCGACCGCGCGCAGAACTCCCGGTCGAAGCTCACGGAGCGCATCTCGAAGGCGGTCTACCAGGCGATACCCGGCGCGCAGGGCTACGAGCGGTTCGACGAGGTCGTCTCGCGCGCGCTGCGCAAGAACCCGCACGAGCGGTACGCCTCGATGGCGGAGTTCGGCGAGGCGCTGCAGCAGCTGCAGCGCGTGTTCGGCTACGACGTGACCCCCCTCGAGATCGTCGCGGAGGCCTGGCTGCCCCGCGCCGAGGCGGTGCCCGCGGGCACGCGCGGCCCCGTCGTGAGCACCGTGGGGCGCGTCACCCGCGCCGAGGCCCGCGCCGAGATGCTCGCGCAGCGACGCGGCACCGACGATGACGGGCTCATCCTCGACCGGCCCGCCTCGCCGTGGCGCGCCGGGCTCATCGGGGCGGGCGTCGCGCTCGCCGTGGTGGCGGCCGCCGCGGGCGTGCTGTGGGCGATGAGCGGCGGTGCCGGGTGA
- the rplA gene encoding 50S ribosomal protein L1, giving the protein MAQKSKAYRAAAEKIQADKFYTPAEAVALAKETGSTKTDTTVEVAVKLGVDPRKADQMVRGTVSLPHGTGKTARVIVFAVGAAAEAAIAAGADEVGGDELIEKVAAGYTDFDSAVSTPELMGKVGRLGKVLGPRGLMPNPKTGTVTPDAAKAVTEIKGGKIEFRVDKHSNVHFIVGKASFSAEQLTDNLNSVLDEISRLKPSSAKGKYVQKGAVSTTFGPGIPLDVSGL; this is encoded by the coding sequence ATGGCACAGAAGTCGAAGGCGTACCGCGCCGCTGCCGAGAAGATTCAGGCAGACAAGTTCTACACTCCCGCCGAGGCAGTCGCCCTGGCGAAGGAGACCGGTTCCACCAAGACCGACACGACCGTCGAGGTCGCCGTCAAGCTCGGTGTGGACCCCCGCAAGGCCGACCAGATGGTGCGCGGCACCGTGAGCCTGCCTCACGGCACCGGCAAGACCGCGCGCGTCATCGTGTTCGCCGTGGGTGCTGCCGCTGAGGCGGCCATCGCAGCCGGCGCCGACGAGGTCGGCGGCGACGAGCTGATCGAGAAGGTCGCCGCGGGCTACACCGATTTCGATTCGGCAGTCTCGACCCCCGAGCTCATGGGCAAGGTCGGTCGTCTGGGCAAGGTGCTCGGCCCGCGCGGCCTCATGCCGAACCCGAAGACCGGCACCGTGACCCCGGATGCGGCGAAGGCCGTCACCGAGATCAAGGGCGGCAAGATCGAGTTCCGCGTCGACAAGCACTCGAACGTGCACTTCATCGTCGGCAAGGCCTCGTTCTCGGCCGAGCAGCTCACCGACAACCTCAACTCGGTGCTCGACGAGATCTCGCGTCTGAAGCCGTCGTCGGCGAAGGGCAAGTACGTGCAGAAGGGCGCCGTCTCGACGACCTTCGGCCCGGGCATTCCGCTCGACGTCTCCGGCCTGTAA
- the rplK gene encoding 50S ribosomal protein L11, whose amino-acid sequence MAKAKKVTGLIKLQIPAGAANPAPPVGPALGQHGVNIMEFCKAYNAATESQRGNIVPVEITVYEDRSFTFVLKTPPAAELLKKAAGVQKGSGTPHTVKVAKVTAEQVRQIAEQKQADLNANDIDAAAKIIAGTARSMGITVE is encoded by the coding sequence ATGGCAAAGGCCAAGAAGGTTACCGGTCTGATCAAGCTTCAGATCCCGGCCGGTGCAGCCAACCCCGCGCCCCCCGTGGGCCCGGCGCTCGGTCAGCACGGCGTCAACATCATGGAGTTCTGCAAGGCGTACAACGCTGCGACGGAATCCCAGCGCGGCAACATCGTGCCGGTGGAGATCACCGTGTACGAGGACCGTTCGTTCACGTTCGTGCTCAAGACCCCTCCGGCAGCCGAGCTGCTGAAGAAGGCGGCGGGCGTGCAGAAGGGCTCCGGCACTCCGCACACCGTCAAGGTCGCCAAGGTCACCGCAGAGCAGGTTCGCCAGATCGCCGAGCAGAAGCAGGCCGATCTGAACGCGAACGACATCGACGCTGCGGCGAAGATCATTGCGGGCACCGCTCGCTCCATGGGCATCACGGTCGAGTAA
- a CDS encoding molybdopterin-dependent oxidoreductase, protein MHSGRAVARVRAAAVGIAAALAVLGVAELVAVLVAPGSSPLFGVGALAIDLAPSWVKDAMIALFGTADKIALFVILGVVVLGLAVLAGIAEVVRRFAGMAVLAAVALVALVAILTRTEATPLWALPTIAGTLAGLWVLGVGRRRALAWSAAEGSGAEGAGGAGAVGAAGVARRSFLVFVGSTSAAAILVGVGARVKNAGSAAYTAVRAAIRLPQPAKAAAPVPVGAQLDVPGISPLITPNADFYRIDIALQVPRIDPSTWTLEITGLVDRPLTLTYEELLALPLEEHITTIACVSNTVGGDLIGNATWLGYPVRELLAKAGVARGADMVLSSGPDGFTAGTPLDALTDPRRNALLAVGMNGEPLPEQHGFPARLIVPGLYGYVSATKWVTRLEVTRFADAEGYWTPRGWSARGPNKTASRIDTPRSGAEVAGSTIAIAGVAWAQHTGVAGVEVQVDDGEWQQATLAPAISDDTWVQWSLEWAATPGPHTARVRATDASGYTQTPDEAPPAPDGATGWHTVEFTA, encoded by the coding sequence ATGCATTCGGGTCGGGCGGTCGCGCGCGTGAGGGCCGCAGCGGTCGGCATCGCGGCGGCGCTCGCGGTGCTCGGCGTCGCCGAGCTCGTCGCCGTGCTCGTCGCACCCGGCTCCTCGCCGCTGTTCGGCGTCGGCGCCCTCGCGATCGACCTCGCACCGAGCTGGGTGAAGGACGCCATGATCGCGCTGTTCGGCACCGCCGACAAGATCGCCCTCTTCGTCATCCTCGGCGTCGTGGTGCTCGGCCTCGCCGTGCTCGCGGGCATCGCCGAGGTCGTGCGCCGGTTCGCGGGCATGGCGGTGCTCGCCGCGGTCGCGCTGGTCGCGCTGGTCGCGATCCTCACCCGCACCGAGGCCACCCCGCTCTGGGCGCTCCCGACGATCGCCGGAACGCTCGCCGGCCTCTGGGTGCTCGGGGTCGGCCGCCGTCGCGCGCTGGCCTGGAGCGCCGCCGAAGGATCGGGGGCCGAGGGGGCGGGAGGCGCCGGAGCGGTCGGAGCCGCTGGCGTCGCGAGACGCAGCTTCCTGGTCTTCGTGGGCTCGACCTCGGCGGCGGCGATCCTCGTCGGCGTCGGCGCGCGGGTCAAGAACGCGGGCAGCGCCGCCTACACCGCGGTGCGCGCCGCGATCCGCCTGCCGCAGCCCGCCAAGGCCGCCGCCCCGGTACCCGTCGGCGCGCAGCTCGACGTGCCGGGCATCAGCCCGCTCATCACCCCGAACGCCGACTTCTACCGCATCGACATCGCGCTGCAGGTGCCGCGCATCGACCCGTCGACGTGGACGCTCGAGATCACCGGGCTCGTCGATCGGCCCCTGACGCTCACGTACGAGGAGCTCCTCGCGCTGCCGCTCGAGGAGCACATCACCACCATCGCGTGCGTCTCGAACACGGTGGGCGGCGACCTCATCGGCAACGCCACGTGGCTCGGCTACCCCGTCAGGGAGCTGCTCGCCAAGGCGGGCGTCGCGCGCGGTGCCGACATGGTGCTCTCCTCGGGGCCCGACGGGTTCACGGCCGGCACGCCGCTCGACGCCCTCACCGATCCGCGTCGCAACGCGCTGCTCGCCGTCGGCATGAACGGCGAGCCCCTGCCCGAGCAGCACGGCTTCCCCGCTCGCCTCATCGTGCCCGGCCTGTACGGGTACGTGTCGGCGACGAAGTGGGTCACCCGTCTCGAGGTGACCCGGTTCGCCGACGCGGAGGGCTACTGGACGCCGCGCGGGTGGTCGGCTCGCGGGCCGAACAAGACCGCCTCGCGCATCGACACCCCGCGCTCCGGCGCGGAGGTCGCGGGCAGCACCATCGCCATTGCGGGCGTCGCCTGGGCGCAGCACACCGGCGTCGCAGGGGTTGAGGTGCAGGTCGACGACGGCGAGTGGCAGCAGGCGACCCTCGCCCCGGCGATCTCCGACGACACGTGGGTGCAGTGGTCGCTCGAATGGGCCGCGACCCCCGGCCCCCACACCGCTCGCGTGCGGGCGACCGATGCCTCGGGATACACTCAGACCCCCGACGAGGCGCCGCCCGCGCCCGACGGGGCGACCGGCTGGCACACCGTCGAGTTCACCGCGTAG
- the nusG gene encoding transcription termination/antitermination protein NusG, with translation MTSENNTPEADLDAALDALVQSTDPDVDAAVEDALDIDSAEEAEAAAAAIVDEESEEETGEDGEAAVDPYKAFKKDLRRRPGKWFVIHTYAGYERKVKSNLWNRRETMGAVDDIFEIQVPMEEVMEVKNGQRKMVTRVRIPGYVLVRMHLNETTWSVVRHTPGVTGFVGNAHNPVPLRINEAFEMLKSTVELEPAATAKGKAAANAAAQGNVEIDFEVGETITIKSGSFEGLPGTISEINPASGKLTVLVSLFERETPVELSFDQVTKMV, from the coding sequence ATGACGAGCGAGAACAACACCCCCGAGGCAGACCTCGACGCGGCACTCGACGCACTGGTGCAGTCGACGGACCCCGATGTGGACGCCGCGGTGGAGGATGCGCTCGATATCGACAGCGCCGAAGAGGCCGAGGCGGCCGCGGCCGCCATCGTCGACGAGGAATCCGAGGAGGAGACCGGCGAGGACGGCGAAGCCGCGGTCGATCCCTACAAGGCCTTCAAGAAGGACCTCCGCCGCCGCCCGGGCAAGTGGTTCGTGATCCACACGTACGCGGGCTACGAGCGCAAGGTGAAGTCGAACCTCTGGAACCGTCGCGAGACGATGGGCGCGGTCGACGACATCTTCGAGATCCAGGTGCCCATGGAAGAGGTCATGGAGGTCAAGAACGGCCAGCGCAAGATGGTGACGCGCGTGCGCATCCCCGGCTACGTGCTCGTCCGCATGCACCTCAACGAGACCACCTGGTCCGTTGTGCGCCACACCCCGGGCGTCACCGGCTTCGTCGGCAACGCGCACAACCCGGTCCCGCTGCGCATCAACGAGGCGTTCGAGATGCTGAAGAGCACGGTCGAGCTCGAGCCGGCCGCCACGGCGAAGGGCAAGGCCGCCGCCAACGCCGCCGCGCAGGGCAACGTCGAGATCGACTTCGAGGTCGGCGAGACCATCACCATCAAGTCGGGCTCGTTCGAGGGGCTCCCGGGCACGATCAGCGAGATCAACCCGGCGTCGGGCAAGCTCACGGTGCTCGTGTCGCTCTTCGAGCGCGAGACCCCGGTCGAGCTCAGCTTCGACCAGGTCACCAAGATGGTCTGA